The following proteins are co-located in the Apium graveolens cultivar Ventura chromosome 5, ASM990537v1, whole genome shotgun sequence genome:
- the LOC141660041 gene encoding putative mitochondrial protein AtMg00310: MSVFLLPTDVCKELEMAVSMFWWKSDSSKDKSIHWMCWSRLIDANYKGGMGFRNLREFNVALLGNQACRLISYPDKLVSRILKARYYPTLKYGPILVTSGGASWRLKTW, translated from the coding sequence ATGAGTGTTTTCCTCTTACCAACTGATGTTTGTAAGGAGTTGGAAATGGCTGTGTCAATGTTTTGGTGGAAATCTGATAGCTCAAAAGATAAAAGCATTCACTGGATGTGCTGGAGTCGTTTAATTGATGCCAATTATAAGGGTGGTATGGGTTTTAGGAATCTTCGGGAGTTCAACGTAGCATTACTGGGTAACCAAGCATGTCGACTAATTTCATACCCTGATAAGCTGGTCAGTCGTATTCTTAAAGCGCGATATTACCCTACTCTAAAATATGGTCCAATCCTAGTTACATCTGGCGGAGCATCTTGGAGGCTCAAAACTTGGTAG